A stretch of the Panicum virgatum strain AP13 chromosome 9N, P.virgatum_v5, whole genome shotgun sequence genome encodes the following:
- the LOC120692210 gene encoding cytochrome P450 94A1-like yields the protein MADFWLLLLLAVSAVWVLQAWSLWRARGLGKKAGKAAAYTYPPGLEPYPLIGHLPQFLANRHRVLDWMSEAIERHPTSTFVLRRPGGVRGAITANPANVEHFLRGSFDNYPKGPRFASLLHDFLGRGIFNADGEAWRAQRKVASHEFNTRSLRAFVARCVHAELHGRLLPLLRRAAASGARLDLQDVLERFAFDNICRVAFDHDPRQLPDGGDGATDGGFADAFRDAANLSAGRFRYAVPGFWKIKKALNVGSERRLRESIAMVHDFADRIIQSRREEMRRDGFEKHDLLSRFMASQDETYSESEVPLRDVVISFLLAGRETTSSALTWFFWLLSPRPDVQRRIRDEVAAVRARRAQGDDVVGFDLDELREMHYVHAAITESMRLYPPVPVNTLRAETDDVLPDGTALQAGWFVAYNSYGMGRMESIWGRDAREYRPERWLNPADGTFRPDSPFRFVAFHAGPRLCLGKEMAYIQMKSIVACVLEELDVAVDGAYRPRKVASLTLRMADGLPVTVKPRRDC from the coding sequence ATGGCTGATTTCTGGTTGCTGCTTCTGCTCGCCGTCAGTGCAGTCTGGGTTCTTCAAGCATGGAGCCTATGGAGAGCCCGAGGGCTCGGCAAGAAggcggggaaggcggcggcgtacACGTACCCGCCGGGGCTGGAGCCGTACCCGCTGATCGGCCACCTGCCGCAGTTCCTGGCGAACCGGCACCGCGTGCTGGACTGGATGTCCGAGGCGATCGAGCGCCATCCCACGAGCACGTTcgtgctgcgccggccgggcggcgtgCGGGGCGCGATCACCGCGAACCCGGCGAACGTGGAGCACTTCCTGCGCGGCAGCTTCGACAACTACCCCAAGGGGCCCCGGTTCGCGTCGCTGCTCCACGACTTCCTCGGCCGGGGCATCTTCAACGCCGACGGCGAGGCCTGGCGCGCGCAGCGGAAGGTGGCCAGCCACGAGTTCAACACGCGCTCGCTCCGCGCCTTCGTGGCGCGCTGCGTGCACGCCGAGCTGCACGGCCGCCTCCTCCCACtgctgcgccgcgccgcggcgtccGGCGCCCGCCTCGATCTCCAGGACGTGCTCGAGCGGTTCGCGTTCGACAACATCTGCCGCGTCGCCTTCGACCACGACCCGCGCCAGCTGCCGGACGGCGGGGACGGCGCGACGGACGGCGGCTTCGCCGACGCGTTCCGCGACGCCGCGAATCTCAGCGCGGGGCGGTTCCGGTACGCCGTCCCGGGGTTCTGGAAGATCAAGAAGGCGCTGAACGTGGGGTCCGAGCGGCGGCTGCGCGAGTCCATCGCCATGGTGCACGACTTCGCCGATCGCATCATCCAGTCGCGCCGGGAGGAGATGCGGAGGGACGGCTTCGAGAAGCACGACCTCCTGTCGCGGTTCATGGCGAGCCAGGACGAGACCTACTCCGAGTCCGAGGTGCCCCTCCGCGACGTCGTGATCAGCTTCCTACTGGCCGGGCGGGAGACCACGTCCTCGGCGCTCACCTGGTTCTTCTGGCTCCTCTCCCCGCGTCCGGACGTGCAGCGCCGCATCCGCGACGAGGTCGCCGCGGTGCGCGCCCGGCGCGCTCAGGGCGACGACGTCGTCGGCTTCGACCTGGACGAGCTTCGCGAGATGCACTACGTGCACGCGGCCATCACGGAGTCGATGCGGCTGTACCCGCCGGTGCCGGTGAACACGCTGCGGGCGGAGACGGACGACGTCCTGCCCGACGGCACGGCCCTGCAGGCGGGGTGGTTCGTGGCGTACAATTCGTACGGGATGGGGCGGATGGAGTCGATCTGGGGCCGCGACGCGCGGGAGTACCGGCCGGAGCGGTGGCTGAACCCCGCCGACGGGACGTTCCGGCCGGACAGCCCGTTCCGGTTCGTGGCGTTCCACGCGGGCCCGAGGCTGTGCCTGGGCAAGGAGATGGCCTACATCCAGATGAAGTCCATCGTGGCGTGCGTCCTTGAGGAGCTCGACGTGGCCGTCGACGGCGCGTACCGCCCCCGGAAGGTCGCGTCGCTGACGCTGCGGATGGCGGACGGGCTCCCCGTGACCGTGAAGCCGAGACGAGACTGCTGA